A genomic region of Magnolia sinica isolate HGM2019 chromosome 6, MsV1, whole genome shotgun sequence contains the following coding sequences:
- the LOC131249669 gene encoding protein FAR-RED IMPAIRED RESPONSE 1-like — MTCSCKKFEFVGILCSHALKVLDFYNVKEVDPRYIMKRWRRDAKEGFGRDHTRVPTKGEHNIVLGKRYKYLCSKLHRIAAMAKEHDELFKFADKYTEKFHDEMMERMKGMKEPSLRSSKSVDETVEIEHADHEPTESEETRRAHSRRNENVDTKSACHEPTESIDIETTHPEPIEKEITFVNSQSSQTISGIKVKPQVGGNHRVYQNPLNKVRKKKSRTEFVQSQANQERRETTQAPNIMHPTSFQPSNYSIPSPELSHLNQVSVRTYLPNLVMSHVYVL, encoded by the coding sequence ATGACGTGTAGTTGCAAGAAATTTGAGTTTGTGGGGATCCTATGTAGTCATGCAttgaaagttttagatttttataatgTAAAAGAAGTTGATCCTCGGTATATTATgaaaagatggagaagagatGCAAAAGAAGGTTTTGGTAGAGATCATACCAGGGTACCAACAAAAGGCGAGCATAATATTGTTTTAGGTAAGCGGTATAAATATTTGTGTAGCAAGCTTCATAGAATTGCAGCAATGGCTAAGGAACATGATGAGTTGTTCAAATTTGCTGATAAATACACAGAAAAATTCCACGATGAAATGATGGAACGTATGAAAGGGATGAAGGAACCTTCACTGAGGTCGTCTAAATCCGTTGATGAAACCGTAGAGATTGAACACGCAGACCATGAGCCGACTGAAAGTGAAGAGACTAGACGTGCACACTCTAGACGAAATGAAAACGTTGATACTAAAAGTGCATGCCATGAGCCAACTGAAAGCATAGATATAGAAACAACACACCCCGAGCCTATTGAAAAAGAAATTACTTTTGTTAATAGCCAGAGTTCACAAACTATAAGTGGGATTAAAGTAAAGCCTCAAGTTGGGGGCAACCATCGTGTGTATCAAAATCCACTGAATAAAGTACGGAAGAAAAAATCTCGTACTGAATTCGTTCAATCACAAGCAAATCAAGAGAGACGAGAAACTACTCAAGCACCAAACATAATGCACCCTACTTCATTTCAACCTTCAAATTATTCAATTCCTTCTCCTGAACTGAGTCATCTTAATCAGGTATCAGTGAGAACTTATTTACCAAATCTTGTCATGTCACATGTTTATGTTCtttaa